A single genomic interval of Labrus bergylta chromosome 18, fLabBer1.1, whole genome shotgun sequence harbors:
- the gjb9a gene encoding gap junction protein beta 9a → MNWSGLESLLSGVNKYSTAFGRIWLSMVFVFRVMVFVVAAQRVWGDENKDFVCNTRQPGCTNICYDHIFPISHIRLWALQLIFVTCPSLMVMAHVKYREGKDKKYVELHHGSHLYVNPGKKRGGLWWTYLLSLVFKAGFDTSFLYILYRIYHGYDLPRLSKCSLDPCPNTVDCFISRPTEKKIFMLFMVVSSALCIFMCICEMIYLIGKRITKLMRVRQENERLLFAEQHELAIMAPPRTQYRKTDPTAESQMSLNRREKVREAGVTTTL, encoded by the exons ATGAACTGGTCAGGACTGGAGAGCCTGTTGAGTGGAGTCAATAAATACTCAACTGCATTTGGGAGGATTTGGCTGTCCATGGTGTTTGTTTTCCGTGTCATGGTTTTTGTGGTGGCAGCACAGAGAGTTTGGGGTGACGAGAACAAGGACTTTGTGTGTAATACGCGCCAG CCTGGCTGTACCAATATCTGCTATGACCACATCTTCCCCATCTCCCACATTCGTCTGTGGGCACTGCAGCTGATTTTTGTTACCTGCCCATCACTGATGGTGATGGCTCATGTTAAATACCGTGAAGGAAAGGACAAAAAATATGTGGAACTGCACCATGGCTCCCACCTGTATGTCAACCCTGGAAAGAAGAGAGGGGGGCTATGGTGGACCTATCTGCTTAGTTTAGTCTTCAAAGCTGGATTTGACACATCGTTTCTTTACATTCTTTACCGAATATACCATGGATATGACTTGCCCAG GTTATCCAAGTGTTCACTTGACCCATGCCCCAACACTGTTGATTGCTTCATCAGTCGTCCAACAGAGAAAAAGATCTTCATGCTGTTTATGGTTGTATCCAGTGCATTGTGCATCTTCATGTGCATCTGTGAGATGATATATCTCATAGGCAAGCGAATCACCAAATTAATGAGGGTCCGCCAGGAAAATGAAAGGCTCCTGTTTGCTGAACAGCATGAACTTGCCATTATGGCCCCACCCAGAACCCAATATCGAAAGACTGACCCAACAGCTGAGAGCCAGATGAGCTTGAACAGGAGGGAAAAGGTCAGAGAAGCTGGTGTTACTACAACGCTGTAG
- the LOC109999677 gene encoding protein tyrosine phosphatase type IVA 2 — MNRPAPVEICYDCLRFLITHNPTNAQLGRFIEDLKAYGVNTLVRVCAATYDKTPVEQEGINVLDWPFDDGSAPPDQVVDDWLNLLQTKFRDEPGSCVAVHCVAGLGRAPVLVALALIECGMEYEDAVHFIRLKRRGAFNSKQLLYLENYKPKLCLRSKDANGQTCSIQ; from the exons ATGAACCGCCCAGCTCCAGTGGAGATCTGTTATGACTGTCTGAGGTTCCTCATTACGCACAATCCCACTAATGCACAACTGGGGAGGTTTATAGAG GATCTGAAGGCATATGGTGTCAACACACTTGTGAGAGTGTGTGCTGCAACATATGACAAGACACCTGTGGAACAAGAAGGCATAAACGTCCTG GATTGGCCTTTTGACGATGGTTCTGCCCCTCCAGACCAGGTGGTTGATGATTGGTTGAACTTGCTGCAAACAAAGTTTAGAGATGAGCCTGGCAGCTGCGTGGCTGTGCATTGTGTAGCTGGACTAGGACG aGCTCCTGTGTTGGTGGCCCTGGCTCTAATAGAGTGTGGGATGGAGTATGAAGATGCTGTGCACTTCATAAGACT GAAGCGTCGTGGAGCATTCAACTCCAAGCAGCTGCTTTACCTGGAAAACTACAAACCTAAACTGTGTCTGCGCTCCAAAGATGCCAACGGACAGACCTGTTCTATTCAGTAG